In bacterium, a single genomic region encodes these proteins:
- a CDS encoding radical SAM/Cys-rich domain protein, with product MKKQFLKQLQEEQISTSREKITTVQVNNGRLCNLACLHCHVEAGPKRTELMDRRVSNRIFELIDASTGIETLDITGGAPEMNPHFRWMVSEAAKRGLHTIDRCNLTIFFEEGYEDLPEFLAQHKVHIIASLPCYTSDNVDKQRGRGTFDRSIEGLIKLNELGYGKPNTSLQLDLVYNPLGASLPGAQAELECAYKKQLFEDFEIEFNNLFTITNMPIKRFARQLENWGQLEEYMTLLESSFNPHAAKNIMCRELVSIDYLGNLYDCDFNQMLELPPTQGERTIWSIESFNELAKEEIAFDRHCYGCTAGAGSSCGGSLV from the coding sequence ATGAAAAAGCAATTCTTGAAACAACTACAAGAAGAACAGATCTCTACATCAAGAGAGAAGATTACCACTGTTCAGGTTAATAACGGTCGTCTCTGTAACCTCGCCTGTCTTCATTGCCATGTTGAAGCTGGACCGAAGCGAACTGAACTGATGGACAGGAGAGTAAGTAATAGAATCTTCGAGTTAATCGATGCTTCTACGGGCATAGAAACGCTGGATATCACGGGTGGTGCACCGGAAATGAATCCTCACTTTCGGTGGATGGTTTCTGAAGCAGCCAAGCGTGGTCTTCACACCATTGATAGATGTAATCTGACCATCTTCTTTGAAGAAGGTTATGAAGATCTCCCTGAGTTCTTAGCCCAGCACAAGGTGCACATAATCGCCTCACTCCCCTGTTACACATCAGACAACGTGGATAAGCAGCGTGGACGCGGAACATTCGACCGCAGCATTGAGGGGTTAATAAAACTTAACGAGCTGGGCTATGGGAAACCTAACACTTCTCTTCAGCTTGATCTGGTTTACAATCCACTGGGAGCGAGCCTGCCGGGAGCTCAGGCAGAACTTGAGTGTGCCTACAAAAAACAACTCTTTGAAGACTTTGAAATTGAGTTTAATAACCTCTTCACGATCACCAATATGCCGATCAAACGTTTCGCAAGGCAGCTCGAAAACTGGGGACAACTTGAAGAGTACATGACTTTACTCGAAAGTAGTTTCAACCCTCATGCGGCAAAAAACATTATGTGCAGAGAACTTGTTTCGATTGACTATCTCGGCAATCTCTATGATTGCGACTTCAATCAAATGTTAGAACTCCCTCCTACCCAAGGAGAGAGAACTATTTGGTCGATTGAAAGCTTCAATGAGCTTGCAAAAGAGGAAATTGCCTTTGATAGACACTGCTATGGTTGCACTGCCGGCGCTG